One window of Theropithecus gelada isolate Dixy chromosome 4, Tgel_1.0, whole genome shotgun sequence genomic DNA carries:
- the HDAC2 gene encoding histone deacetylase 2 isoform X2, giving the protein MKPHRIRMTHNLLLNYGLYRKMEIYRPHKATAEEMTKYHSDEYIKFLRSIRPDNMSEYSKQMQRFNVGEDCPVFDGLFEFCQLSTGGSVAGAVKLNRQQTDMAVNWAGGLHHAKKSEASGFCYVNDIVLAILELLKYHQRVLYIDIDIHHGDGVEEAFYTTDRVMTVSFHKYGEYFPGTGDLRDIGAGKGKYYAVNFPMRDGIDDESYGQIFKPIISKVMEMYQPSAVVLQCGADSLSGDRLGCFNLTVKGHAKCVEVVKTFNLPLLMLGGGGYTIRNVARCWTYETAVALDCEIPNELPYNDYFEYFGPDFKLHISPSNMTNQNTPEYMEKIKQRLFENLRMLPHAPGVQMQAIPEDAVHEDSGDEDGEDPDKRISIRASDKRIACDEEFSDSEDEGEGGRRNVADHKKGAKKARIEEDKKETEDKKADVKEEDKSKDNSGEKTDTKGTKSEQLSNP; this is encoded by the exons ATGAAGCCTCATAGAATCCGCATGACCCATAACTTGTTGTTAAATTATGGCTtatacagaaaaatggaaatatat AGGCCCCATAAAGCCACTGCTGAAGAAATGACAAAATATCACAGTGATGAGTATATCAAATTTCTGCGGTCAATAAGACCAGATAACATGTCTGAGTATAGTAAGCAGATGCAGAGAT TTAATGTTGGAGAAGATTGTCCAGTGTTTGATGGACTCTTTGAGTTTTGTCAACTCTCAACTGGTGGTTCAGTTG CTGGAGCCGTGAAGTTAAACCGACAACAGACTGATATGGCTGTTAATTGGGCTGGAGGATTACATCATGCTAAGAAATCAGAAGCATCAGGATTCTGTTATGTTAATGATATTGTGCTTGCCATCCTTGAATTACTAAA GTATCATCAGAGAGTCTTATATATTGATATAGATATTCATCATGGTGATGGTGTTGAAGAAGCTTTTTATACAACAGATCGTGTAATGACGGTATCATTCCATAAATATGGGGAATACTTTCCTGGCACAGGAGACTTGAGG GATATTGGTGCTGGAAAAGGCAAATACTATGCTGTCAATTTTCCAATGAGAGATGGTATAGATGATGAGTCATATGGGCAGATATTTAAGCCT ATTATCTCAAAGGTGATGGAGATGTATCAACCTAGTGCTGTGGTATTACAGTGTGGTGCAGACTCATTATCTGGTGATAGACTGGGTTGTTTCAATCTAACAGTGAAAG GTCATGCTAAATGTGTAGAAGTTGTAAAAACTTTTAACTTACCATTACTGATGCTTGGTGGAGGTGGATACACAATCCGTAATGTTGCTCGATGTTGGACGTATGAGACTGCAGTTGCCCTTGATTGTGAGATTCCCAATG AGTTGCCGTATAATGATTACTTTGAGTATTTTGGACCAGACTTCAAACTGCATATTAGTCCTTCAAACATGACAAACCAGAACACTCCAGAATATATGGAAAAGATAAA ACAGCGTTTATTTGAAAATTTGCGCATGTTACCTCATGCACCTGGTGTCCAGATGCAAGCTATTCCAGAAGATGCTGTTCATGAAGACAGTGGAGATGAAGATGGAGAAGATCCAGACAAGAGAATTTCTA TTCGAGCATCAGACAAGCGGATAGCTTGTGATGAAGAATTCTCAGATTCTGAGGATGAAGGAGAAGGAGGTCGAAGAAATGTGGCTGATCATAAGAAAGGAGCAAAGAAAGCTAGAATTgaagaagataagaaagaaacagaggacaAAAAAGCAG acGTTAAGGAAGAAGATAAATCCAAGGACAACAGTGGTGAAAAAACAGATACCAAAGG AACCAAATCAGAACAGCTCAGCAACCCCTGA
- the HDAC2 gene encoding histone deacetylase 2 isoform X1 translates to MAYSQGGGKKKVCYYYDGDIGNYYYGQGHPMKPHRIRMTHNLLLNYGLYRKMEIYRPHKATAEEMTKYHSDEYIKFLRSIRPDNMSEYSKQMQRFNVGEDCPVFDGLFEFCQLSTGGSVAGAVKLNRQQTDMAVNWAGGLHHAKKSEASGFCYVNDIVLAILELLKYHQRVLYIDIDIHHGDGVEEAFYTTDRVMTVSFHKYGEYFPGTGDLRDIGAGKGKYYAVNFPMRDGIDDESYGQIFKPIISKVMEMYQPSAVVLQCGADSLSGDRLGCFNLTVKGHAKCVEVVKTFNLPLLMLGGGGYTIRNVARCWTYETAVALDCEIPNELPYNDYFEYFGPDFKLHISPSNMTNQNTPEYMEKIKQRLFENLRMLPHAPGVQMQAIPEDAVHEDSGDEDGEDPDKRISIRASDKRIACDEEFSDSEDEGEGGRRNVADHKKGAKKARIEEDKKETEDKKADVKEEDKSKDNSGEKTDTKGTKSEQLSNP, encoded by the exons gtGATATTGGAAATTATTATTATGGACAGGGTCATCCCATGAAGCCTCATAGAATCCGCATGACCCATAACTTGTTGTTAAATTATGGCTtatacagaaaaatggaaatatat AGGCCCCATAAAGCCACTGCTGAAGAAATGACAAAATATCACAGTGATGAGTATATCAAATTTCTGCGGTCAATAAGACCAGATAACATGTCTGAGTATAGTAAGCAGATGCAGAGAT TTAATGTTGGAGAAGATTGTCCAGTGTTTGATGGACTCTTTGAGTTTTGTCAACTCTCAACTGGTGGTTCAGTTG CTGGAGCCGTGAAGTTAAACCGACAACAGACTGATATGGCTGTTAATTGGGCTGGAGGATTACATCATGCTAAGAAATCAGAAGCATCAGGATTCTGTTATGTTAATGATATTGTGCTTGCCATCCTTGAATTACTAAA GTATCATCAGAGAGTCTTATATATTGATATAGATATTCATCATGGTGATGGTGTTGAAGAAGCTTTTTATACAACAGATCGTGTAATGACGGTATCATTCCATAAATATGGGGAATACTTTCCTGGCACAGGAGACTTGAGG GATATTGGTGCTGGAAAAGGCAAATACTATGCTGTCAATTTTCCAATGAGAGATGGTATAGATGATGAGTCATATGGGCAGATATTTAAGCCT ATTATCTCAAAGGTGATGGAGATGTATCAACCTAGTGCTGTGGTATTACAGTGTGGTGCAGACTCATTATCTGGTGATAGACTGGGTTGTTTCAATCTAACAGTGAAAG GTCATGCTAAATGTGTAGAAGTTGTAAAAACTTTTAACTTACCATTACTGATGCTTGGTGGAGGTGGATACACAATCCGTAATGTTGCTCGATGTTGGACGTATGAGACTGCAGTTGCCCTTGATTGTGAGATTCCCAATG AGTTGCCGTATAATGATTACTTTGAGTATTTTGGACCAGACTTCAAACTGCATATTAGTCCTTCAAACATGACAAACCAGAACACTCCAGAATATATGGAAAAGATAAA ACAGCGTTTATTTGAAAATTTGCGCATGTTACCTCATGCACCTGGTGTCCAGATGCAAGCTATTCCAGAAGATGCTGTTCATGAAGACAGTGGAGATGAAGATGGAGAAGATCCAGACAAGAGAATTTCTA TTCGAGCATCAGACAAGCGGATAGCTTGTGATGAAGAATTCTCAGATTCTGAGGATGAAGGAGAAGGAGGTCGAAGAAATGTGGCTGATCATAAGAAAGGAGCAAAGAAAGCTAGAATTgaagaagataagaaagaaacagaggacaAAAAAGCAG acGTTAAGGAAGAAGATAAATCCAAGGACAACAGTGGTGAAAAAACAGATACCAAAGG AACCAAATCAGAACAGCTCAGCAACCCCTGA